Proteins encoded by one window of Thalassoroseus pseudoceratinae:
- the speD gene encoding adenosylmethionine decarboxylase, with the protein MIDSNPQPLGRHLLIEFWNCRHGLDDADTVRQAILDATEQIHATVLHLHVHEFSPQGVTGVATLAESHLSIHTWPERGYMAADVFTCGETTNLLDAFYILAKHFDPSEVEVVEVSRGLSTGSEIQRLSLGGRSTFARGPSKLQDGQTEVPAAIKSNIPTVKGGGG; encoded by the coding sequence GTGATTGACAGCAATCCGCAGCCACTGGGGCGTCATCTCCTAATTGAGTTTTGGAATTGTCGGCACGGACTCGACGATGCAGATACCGTGCGTCAGGCGATTCTTGATGCGACCGAGCAAATTCATGCTACGGTCCTGCACTTGCACGTCCATGAATTCAGCCCGCAAGGTGTCACCGGAGTTGCAACGTTGGCGGAGTCGCATCTTTCGATTCACACATGGCCGGAACGCGGTTACATGGCGGCCGACGTTTTCACCTGCGGGGAAACAACCAATCTACTGGACGCGTTTTACATCCTCGCAAAACATTTCGATCCCAGCGAAGTGGAAGTTGTCGAGGTGAGTCGTGGCCTCTCGACCGGCAGCGAAATTCAACGATTGTCGTTGGGTGGACGGTCGACGTTCGCACGTGGGCCATCGAAGCTGCAAGACGGCCAAACAGAAGTTCCCGCTGCGATCAAATCGAACATTCCCACGGTGAAAGGAGGCGGCGGATGA
- a CDS encoding inositol monophosphatase family protein translates to MEDSDLSLMLEVAMAAARIGGDVLDSWSERFTVSEKARADLVTEADLEAQNAIHRHLSSIFPDHGFLGEEGLSEPQGDSRYQWIIDPLDGTSNYVHGFPYYCVSIGLKKDTELVGGVVFDPNRDEMFFAGKSQGAFLNRKPIQPTDTADVGQAMTMASLPRGSGAEDPAVARFLQVLPHAQTVQRSGSATLNLVYVACGRIDAFWSSSLKPWDMAAGAAIITEAGGRVSKLGNGPFDVSQPEILASNGTSLHDELVRLLE, encoded by the coding sequence ATGGAGGATTCGGATTTGTCTCTAATGCTGGAAGTCGCGATGGCAGCGGCTCGGATTGGTGGTGATGTACTCGATTCTTGGTCGGAACGGTTCACCGTCAGTGAGAAAGCCCGTGCTGACCTCGTGACCGAGGCCGATCTCGAAGCCCAAAACGCGATCCATCGGCATTTGAGTTCGATTTTTCCAGACCACGGTTTTCTGGGTGAGGAAGGACTTTCGGAACCACAGGGAGATTCCCGGTATCAGTGGATTATCGACCCCCTCGATGGCACCTCCAACTACGTTCACGGTTTTCCATACTATTGCGTATCGATTGGTCTGAAAAAGGACACAGAACTCGTCGGGGGCGTGGTGTTTGATCCAAACCGTGACGAAATGTTCTTCGCCGGGAAGTCTCAAGGGGCATTCCTGAATCGTAAGCCGATTCAGCCGACGGATACGGCCGATGTCGGCCAAGCAATGACGATGGCGAGCTTGCCACGCGGTTCTGGAGCGGAAGACCCCGCCGTCGCCCGGTTTCTCCAAGTGCTGCCGCACGCCCAAACCGTGCAGCGGAGTGGATCGGCTACGTTGAATTTGGTTTATGTGGCGTGCGGGCGGATCGATGCGTTTTGGTCTTCGAGTTTGAAACCTTGGGATATGGCTGCTGGCGCTGCGATCATCACGGAAGCTGGCGGCCGAGTCTCGAAACTCGGCAACGGACCGTTCGATGTCTCACAGCCGGAAATACTGGCCAGCAATGGTACGTCTCTGCATGACGAACTCGTTCGCTTGCTTGAATAA
- a CDS encoding DUF4178 domain-containing protein: protein MSFQASCPACAAPIEFTVDSSVVTICPSCRSAVGRADGALENLGKVSDLVQTDSPLRVGLRGKFKGVPFELVGRAQIRHSAGGVWDEWYAAFQGGKRWGWLAEAQGRYYLTFEKELPSTFTTPSADDLEIDQEITIPTMGNMVVAEIGSGEFASAEGEIPYQLVPGETFEFADLSGAGRKFATIDWSEEQPVFYAGGELPLKSLGLAEAASRENPERRVQTAQVNCPQCGGPLELQAPDETQRVACPYCGAMLDCDHGDLKFLKALGKKKVTPRIKLGSVGRFDPVDIEADWDSPREYKIIGFVRKKVTYDGIDYKWEEYLLYCPRQPFCWLVCSEGHWSFGQGVPSGDVYARGSVAEYDGRSFRIFDRSRPQVDWVIGEFYWKVSLGETVKSSDYISPPWMISRETAVDLNEERRKKKNRRKKKQGEVNYTLLHYLPVEKVEQAFGGIDLADPTGVAPNQVYPYKSVYKTFMMLAAVAIAIGLLMFATSSRRALYSKSIQFQPNQPREILQPLSTPISGGDNIEVKVTATQWVYVFGEIIDTKTGEKREFGVPSGKAVYLSALPKGDYDLRVRAKWQNIASASPYFALQIREDVPRVAPLIILIVILAIVPCCVALHHLSFATQRWAESDYSPFQSE from the coding sequence ATGAGCTTTCAAGCTTCGTGCCCCGCGTGTGCCGCACCGATTGAATTCACCGTCGATAGTTCGGTCGTCACAATTTGCCCGAGTTGTCGATCTGCGGTCGGACGTGCGGACGGTGCATTGGAAAACCTTGGCAAGGTTTCCGATTTGGTGCAAACCGACTCTCCGTTGCGTGTTGGCTTGCGAGGGAAATTCAAAGGTGTGCCGTTTGAACTCGTTGGACGAGCTCAAATTCGGCATTCCGCGGGCGGCGTGTGGGATGAATGGTACGCCGCGTTCCAAGGGGGCAAACGATGGGGATGGCTCGCCGAAGCCCAAGGCCGGTACTACCTGACCTTCGAGAAGGAACTGCCCAGTACCTTCACAACACCATCAGCCGACGACTTGGAGATCGATCAGGAAATCACAATCCCGACGATGGGCAACATGGTGGTTGCGGAAATTGGCAGCGGTGAATTCGCATCGGCTGAGGGCGAAATTCCGTACCAACTCGTTCCCGGTGAGACCTTCGAATTCGCCGACCTTTCTGGCGCAGGTCGGAAGTTTGCCACAATCGACTGGAGCGAAGAGCAACCGGTCTTCTACGCAGGCGGGGAGTTGCCCCTCAAAAGCCTGGGCCTCGCGGAAGCTGCGTCACGGGAAAATCCCGAAAGACGCGTGCAGACTGCCCAGGTCAACTGCCCGCAATGTGGGGGCCCGCTAGAACTCCAAGCTCCCGACGAAACCCAACGAGTTGCCTGTCCCTACTGTGGCGCGATGCTCGATTGCGACCACGGAGACTTGAAATTCCTAAAAGCGTTGGGAAAAAAGAAGGTCACTCCGAGGATCAAACTTGGCTCGGTGGGGCGTTTTGATCCAGTCGATATCGAGGCGGACTGGGACAGTCCACGTGAGTACAAAATCATTGGATTTGTCCGCAAGAAAGTCACCTACGACGGCATCGACTACAAATGGGAAGAGTACCTCCTGTACTGTCCTCGCCAACCATTTTGCTGGCTCGTTTGTAGCGAGGGCCACTGGAGTTTCGGACAAGGAGTTCCCTCGGGGGACGTTTACGCGCGTGGGAGTGTCGCCGAATACGACGGACGGAGTTTTCGGATTTTCGATCGCTCTCGGCCACAAGTTGACTGGGTTATCGGCGAGTTCTACTGGAAGGTTTCGCTGGGGGAGACGGTGAAGTCCTCGGACTACATTTCCCCCCCCTGGATGATTTCACGCGAAACCGCCGTCGATCTTAATGAGGAACGCAGAAAGAAGAAAAATCGGCGAAAAAAGAAGCAAGGTGAAGTTAACTACACGTTGCTGCATTACCTACCGGTCGAGAAAGTCGAACAAGCCTTTGGTGGAATCGATCTCGCCGATCCGACCGGAGTTGCGCCCAACCAGGTTTATCCATACAAATCCGTCTACAAGACATTCATGATGCTCGCCGCTGTGGCAATTGCCATTGGTCTACTCATGTTTGCCACAAGCAGTCGTCGCGCTCTGTATAGCAAAAGCATTCAGTTCCAACCCAATCAACCGCGAGAAATTCTGCAACCACTTTCGACGCCAATTTCTGGTGGCGATAATATCGAGGTGAAGGTCACCGCGACTCAATGGGTCTATGTTTTTGGCGAGATTATCGATACCAAGACCGGTGAGAAACGTGAGTTCGGTGTTCCGAGTGGGAAGGCGGTCTACCTATCGGCTTTGCCGAAAGGAGATTATGACCTGCGAGTTCGCGCAAAGTGGCAGAACATCGCATCGGCCAGTCCATACTTCGCACTTCAGATTCGAGAAGATGTACCGAGAGTCGCTCCGCTGATCATTTTAATTGTCATTTTGGCTATCGTGCCGTGTTGCGTCGCGTTGCATCATTTGAGCTTTGCAACTCAGCGCTGGGCTGAGAGCGACTATAGTCCATTCCAATCGGAGTGA
- a CDS encoding tetratricopeptide repeat protein, producing MNCISHGALQPLRERAICVSLLLLMVAGCGGCGSASKPAGTTSKSPTKKKRVDRFVGTIIGMCEPDRLGLDTSPDQVSGLLNQWWISTGETIDPAKALTPAATKSIEADMPSGTLERTVSPRFDERDVEFIRDARMFREIVNRSLAEDNDLQVGLFDWVVRNIELLPEADSPPRTPYEIVMFGRGTAKERAWIFAELMRQLRLDAYIIKPSKADQSDRWLIAVEDENGLSKLFDPVVGVPVPTTVDPDPQAVPVAASLKQLQENGSLWASLYPAEKDSFQKLELDTWEAQAIGTSSLWSPRMKMLQQAASGDDLSAVISQPVPEATRELPSVEKITLWPYPEERMVARYTTDEPLRYTDLWFPFQMPFSVELAGGTTNAGQDPNAMQQRLQIGRPMQLQLKARTSQLAGDLASAIQQFINVRLQCTRLITFPNVPTEVRRSHARAFDDAYFWIGICQFELDRPDQAAQTFGSYIDQFGERGFHREQARLLLAECTSSNVERVKILTEVSDDSPAIYQARYLSQLLQDDPAKEVSVEETTKANSPKTSEPAVAAKP from the coding sequence ATGAATTGTATTTCGCATGGTGCACTGCAACCGCTCCGTGAGCGAGCGATTTGCGTCAGCTTGTTGCTGCTGATGGTCGCCGGATGCGGCGGTTGCGGTTCTGCATCGAAACCCGCTGGCACAACTTCGAAGTCACCGACCAAGAAGAAACGGGTCGATCGGTTCGTTGGCACGATCATCGGCATGTGCGAACCAGATCGACTTGGGCTCGACACCTCACCGGATCAGGTCAGCGGGTTGCTCAATCAATGGTGGATCAGCACCGGAGAAACGATCGATCCCGCAAAAGCACTCACCCCCGCTGCGACGAAGAGCATTGAAGCGGACATGCCGTCCGGAACGTTGGAGCGTACGGTGAGTCCGCGTTTCGACGAGCGGGATGTTGAGTTTATCCGTGACGCTCGGATGTTCCGCGAGATCGTCAATCGATCACTGGCCGAAGATAATGATTTGCAAGTGGGCTTGTTTGATTGGGTGGTCCGAAATATCGAACTGCTACCGGAAGCGGATTCTCCACCGAGAACGCCCTACGAGATTGTGATGTTCGGTCGGGGGACCGCGAAAGAACGAGCATGGATTTTCGCGGAGTTGATGAGGCAACTTCGGCTTGATGCATACATTATCAAACCGTCGAAGGCCGATCAGTCCGATCGTTGGTTGATCGCCGTTGAAGATGAAAACGGACTCAGCAAACTTTTCGACCCTGTGGTTGGGGTTCCTGTACCGACGACCGTCGATCCAGACCCGCAAGCCGTACCGGTCGCGGCGAGTTTGAAGCAACTACAAGAAAATGGCAGTCTTTGGGCGTCTCTGTACCCTGCAGAGAAAGACAGCTTTCAAAAATTGGAATTGGACACCTGGGAAGCTCAGGCCATTGGGACGAGTTCACTTTGGTCGCCACGCATGAAGATGCTGCAGCAGGCGGCCAGCGGCGACGACTTGTCGGCTGTGATTTCTCAACCCGTGCCGGAAGCAACGCGGGAACTTCCCTCGGTCGAAAAAATCACGTTGTGGCCGTATCCCGAAGAACGGATGGTCGCCCGATACACAACGGATGAACCATTGCGTTACACGGATCTTTGGTTCCCATTCCAAATGCCGTTTAGTGTCGAATTAGCGGGCGGCACGACTAATGCCGGCCAAGACCCGAACGCCATGCAACAAAGATTGCAAATCGGACGACCAATGCAGTTGCAATTGAAGGCCCGGACTTCGCAACTCGCTGGTGATCTCGCAAGTGCGATTCAGCAATTCATCAACGTCCGTCTTCAATGCACTCGCTTGATTACATTTCCAAACGTTCCCACGGAAGTGCGACGAAGTCACGCCAGAGCCTTCGACGATGCCTACTTTTGGATTGGCATCTGTCAATTCGAACTCGATCGTCCTGACCAGGCCGCTCAAACGTTTGGGAGCTACATTGATCAATTTGGCGAGCGAGGCTTTCACCGCGAGCAAGCTCGGCTTTTGCTTGCGGAGTGCACATCGTCAAATGTGGAACGTGTGAAGATTCTGACAGAAGTCTCAGACGATTCTCCTGCGATCTATCAGGCTCGTTATCTGTCGCAACTACTCCAAGACGATCCCGCAAAAGAAGTCTCCGTCGAAGAAACAACAAAAGCCAATTCGCCAAAAACGTCTGAGCCTGCTGTCGCCGCGAAACCATAA
- a CDS encoding polyamine aminopropyltransferase — protein sequence MMISTEENASTESEEIDSTESADGVHAPLLFLNVFVIATCGLVYELVAGTLASYLLGDSVTQFSICIGLYLSAMGCGAWLSGWIDKSMARCFIEVELAVALIGGLSAPILFIAYAKVAWFQPLLYGLVFVIGTLVGLELPLLMRILREGLDFKDLVSRVLTFDYIGALAGSLLFPLLLVPNLGLARTSLIFGILNGLVGFWGTWLLRPVLNTGVTGLRIRGLATLLILVAAFVFAGWLTDLAEEVIYQDPIVFSETTKYQRIVVTQSPTRVQLFLDGKLQFNSRDEYRYHEALVHPAMASAVARQNVLILGGGDGLAAREVLKYDDVKHVTLVDLDPHMTALAKQFPPLAKLNQFALQDARTKVINQDAMIWIEDDPATYDVVIIDFPDPNNYALGKLYTSRFYRLLARRLKPDSIVALQATSPLFARKAYWCIQNTLAASGYAVHPYQITVPSFGVWGFGLAKLQPFSTPNQIVGDPSLKYLNDSILASLFHFPTDMARLDTEVNRLDNQMLVQYYERY from the coding sequence ATGATGATATCTACTGAAGAAAACGCATCGACTGAGAGTGAAGAGATCGATTCGACAGAGTCGGCGGATGGTGTTCACGCCCCACTCCTGTTCCTAAATGTGTTCGTGATCGCGACGTGCGGTCTGGTCTATGAACTTGTCGCAGGCACACTTGCCAGCTATTTGCTTGGCGATTCCGTCACGCAGTTTTCGATTTGCATCGGATTATACCTCTCGGCAATGGGCTGTGGAGCATGGCTGTCTGGATGGATCGACAAATCTATGGCACGCTGCTTCATCGAAGTGGAACTAGCAGTCGCCTTGATCGGGGGTCTCTCGGCCCCCATTCTCTTCATTGCCTATGCCAAGGTCGCCTGGTTTCAGCCTCTCCTGTATGGACTCGTGTTCGTCATTGGAACGCTCGTCGGACTTGAGCTTCCATTACTCATGCGAATTCTTCGAGAAGGGTTGGACTTCAAAGACCTCGTCTCGAGAGTGCTAACCTTCGACTACATCGGCGCACTCGCAGGCTCACTACTGTTCCCGCTCCTACTTGTCCCCAATCTCGGCTTGGCACGCACGTCGTTGATATTCGGGATTCTCAATGGACTGGTCGGTTTCTGGGGCACGTGGTTGCTTCGCCCAGTATTGAACACAGGAGTCACAGGTCTACGCATTCGTGGCCTGGCGACACTGCTCATCCTCGTGGCAGCATTTGTCTTTGCAGGGTGGCTGACGGATCTCGCTGAGGAAGTTATCTATCAAGACCCAATCGTGTTTTCGGAAACTACCAAATATCAGAGAATTGTTGTTACACAAAGCCCGACACGAGTTCAACTTTTTCTCGATGGCAAATTACAATTCAATTCGCGTGATGAGTACCGATATCACGAAGCCCTTGTCCATCCGGCGATGGCGTCTGCAGTCGCTCGCCAGAATGTATTAATCCTTGGTGGCGGCGATGGACTAGCAGCGCGAGAGGTTTTGAAATATGACGACGTCAAGCACGTCACATTAGTTGATCTCGATCCCCATATGACCGCACTCGCCAAGCAATTTCCTCCGCTTGCGAAGCTCAATCAATTTGCGTTGCAAGATGCGAGAACGAAAGTCATCAATCAAGACGCAATGATCTGGATTGAAGACGATCCCGCGACATACGATGTGGTTATCATCGACTTCCCCGACCCCAACAACTACGCCCTCGGGAAACTCTACACGAGCCGATTCTATCGACTCCTCGCACGCCGTTTGAAACCCGACTCTATTGTTGCTCTACAAGCCACCTCACCACTGTTTGCACGTAAGGCGTATTGGTGTATCCAAAACACCCTTGCCGCTTCGGGATATGCAGTCCATCCGTACCAGATCACGGTTCCGTCTTTCGGTGTTTGGGGTTTCGGATTAGCCAAACTCCAGCCCTTCTCGACTCCTAACCAAATCGTCGGCGATCCTTCGTTGAAATACCTGAACGACAGTATCCTCGCGAGTCTATTCCACTTCCCAACCGACATGGCTCGTTTAGACACCGAAGTCAATCGACTCGACAATCAAATGCTGGTCCAATATTACGAGAGATACTAG
- the ispG gene encoding (E)-4-hydroxy-3-methylbut-2-enyl-diphosphate synthase — MELPRNPTRAVTIGSVTIGDGNPIAVQSMTATKTMDVDATVSQIQQLREAGADIVRVAVDSKKEAAALIEIRKQTDANLSIDLQENYRLAEVVAPYVQKLRYNPGHLYHHEREKPWQEKVRYLIGVAEENDCAIRIGVNCGSVDPAKLDKYDSDDSITPMLESALEHCEFVDSLGFTRYCVSLKDSDPQKVIEVNQRFAAERPEVPLHLGVTEAGMPPDGVIKTRIAFEQLISRGIGDTIRVSLTVPNDRKHEEISAGRGILDDIAAGRVRTVVDFGLDSLNIISCPSCSRVENEAFVELAEQVKEMTAYAKDHSITIAVMGCRVNGPGETDDADLGLWCAPNYVNLKKGEESLGAYPYDEILARLKDELDALIDARAAVGT, encoded by the coding sequence GTGGAATTGCCTCGGAATCCTACCAGAGCAGTCACCATCGGCTCGGTTACCATTGGTGATGGCAACCCAATTGCGGTCCAAAGTATGACTGCGACCAAGACGATGGATGTCGATGCCACCGTCTCGCAAATTCAGCAGCTTCGCGAAGCAGGTGCGGACATTGTCCGCGTGGCCGTCGATAGCAAAAAGGAAGCGGCCGCGCTGATCGAAATTCGCAAGCAGACCGACGCGAATCTTTCTATCGATTTGCAAGAGAATTATCGGCTCGCGGAAGTGGTTGCACCATACGTGCAAAAACTGCGATACAACCCAGGGCATCTCTATCACCATGAACGAGAAAAGCCTTGGCAGGAGAAAGTCCGATACCTCATCGGCGTCGCCGAGGAAAATGACTGCGCGATCCGCATCGGCGTCAATTGTGGTTCCGTCGATCCGGCGAAACTCGACAAGTACGACTCCGATGATTCCATCACACCAATGCTGGAAAGCGCATTGGAGCACTGTGAATTTGTGGATTCCTTAGGGTTCACGCGGTACTGCGTGTCGTTGAAAGATTCCGATCCACAAAAGGTGATCGAGGTCAACCAGCGGTTTGCCGCGGAACGGCCTGAAGTTCCGCTGCACCTGGGTGTGACCGAAGCGGGGATGCCCCCCGATGGTGTCATCAAGACGCGGATTGCATTCGAGCAACTGATCAGTCGCGGCATCGGAGATACGATCCGAGTTTCGCTGACCGTTCCGAACGACCGAAAGCACGAAGAAATTAGTGCGGGTCGAGGCATTCTCGACGACATTGCGGCAGGACGTGTTCGCACGGTTGTCGACTTCGGGTTGGACTCGCTCAACATCATCAGTTGCCCAAGTTGCTCCCGCGTCGAGAACGAGGCGTTTGTCGAATTGGCCGAGCAAGTCAAAGAGATGACCGCCTACGCGAAAGACCATTCCATCACGATCGCTGTGATGGGTTGTCGCGTGAACGGGCCGGGGGAAACCGACGATGCTGATCTCGGCCTCTGGTGTGCACCGAACTATGTGAACCTCAAAAAGGGTGAAGAGTCCTTGGGCGCTTATCCCTACGACGAAATTCTCGCCAGGCTCAAAGACGAACTCGATGCACTCATTGACGCTCGTGCTGCAGTCGGGACGTAA
- a CDS encoding DUF350 domain-containing protein: protein MNSWMNLIGHMLAATENEVTNGPAPPTGSPMENLVPLIISALVFTTIGVLLFAICLWLIVKLSPFSIRKEIEEDQNTSLGIIIGSMILGIALILAAAIHG, encoded by the coding sequence ATGAATTCCTGGATGAATCTCATCGGGCATATGCTCGCTGCTACCGAAAACGAAGTCACTAACGGCCCCGCTCCACCAACCGGATCTCCAATGGAAAACTTGGTCCCACTGATTATCTCGGCCCTGGTCTTCACAACCATCGGCGTCCTTCTCTTCGCCATCTGCTTGTGGCTTATCGTGAAACTCTCTCCGTTCTCCATTCGGAAAGAGATCGAGGAGGATCAAAACACGTCACTCGGAATCATTATCGGATCAATGATCCTTGGAATCGCCCTGATTCTCGCAGCGGCAATTCACGGCTAG
- the ilvD gene encoding dihydroxy-acid dehydratase → MSHPLNWNSQRLTRGWQRGVTAFYYGLGLSEEDFSKPQVGIGVPLLDGNLCNVHAYELAQQIASGCGESGLIGFPFGVPAVSDNISQGHEGGNASLPSRNMIANAAEAVVSAHGYDALIGLHNCDKNGPGFAMALARLNYPGLVVSGGSILPGCKGENKWTILDVYDSQAAAGVGAIPESEAETILRTACPGPGGCGIAASFNTWGIALEAMGLMLPFSSSIPAVAPEKRTECLSVAAAVRNLLAENIRPRDILTKAALRNAAATMAAIGGSTNGILHLLALAVEAGVEFGLRDIQPILRETPVLCSFAPRGKKTMVDLHELGGTPILLKHLLDAGILDGDALTVTGRTLAENLKDLPDVPVGNELIAPHDAPFKTFADMQICFGNLAPGGIVFKVSSIKQPEFRGRAACFDEPREIVKAVEDRRIQPGSVIVLRNLGPVASGMPEVLIATAALATPELDGRVAFLSDARVSGVSHGAIGVHCAPEAAVGGPIALVEDGDEISFNLTGGDITLHVPDAELARRRENWIPPQTRHTRGYLADFAATVAGADRGCVSRILHPE, encoded by the coding sequence ATGTCACATCCTTTGAATTGGAACAGTCAGCGGCTCACCCGTGGTTGGCAACGTGGTGTCACCGCGTTCTACTACGGACTTGGGCTCAGTGAAGAAGACTTCAGCAAACCCCAAGTCGGAATTGGTGTGCCCCTGCTGGATGGGAATTTGTGCAACGTCCATGCATACGAGTTGGCTCAGCAAATCGCGAGCGGATGCGGTGAATCGGGGTTGATCGGCTTTCCGTTTGGCGTGCCCGCGGTGAGCGACAATATCTCGCAAGGACACGAGGGCGGCAACGCTTCGCTTCCGAGTCGGAACATGATTGCCAACGCAGCCGAAGCGGTTGTGTCGGCTCATGGGTACGACGCATTGATCGGGCTACACAATTGCGACAAGAACGGTCCGGGATTCGCAATGGCGCTTGCCCGGCTGAATTATCCCGGCTTGGTCGTCAGCGGCGGCAGCATTCTGCCAGGATGCAAAGGCGAGAATAAATGGACGATTCTGGACGTCTACGACTCCCAAGCAGCGGCCGGTGTGGGGGCGATTCCCGAATCGGAAGCGGAGACAATCCTGCGAACGGCATGTCCGGGACCTGGGGGTTGCGGAATTGCCGCGTCGTTCAATACCTGGGGAATCGCTTTGGAAGCAATGGGGTTGATGCTTCCGTTCTCCAGTTCCATTCCCGCAGTCGCACCGGAGAAACGCACGGAATGTCTCAGTGTTGCGGCTGCCGTGCGAAATCTGCTCGCCGAGAACATTCGCCCTCGCGACATCCTCACAAAAGCCGCGCTTCGCAATGCGGCAGCGACGATGGCGGCTATCGGAGGTTCGACCAACGGTATTCTCCATCTACTCGCGCTCGCGGTTGAAGCGGGAGTCGAATTTGGACTGCGGGACATCCAACCCATCTTGCGAGAGACCCCGGTCCTTTGCAGCTTTGCTCCGCGTGGCAAAAAGACGATGGTGGACCTTCACGAACTCGGAGGGACACCAATTTTGCTGAAGCACTTACTCGATGCCGGCATCCTCGATGGTGATGCCTTGACGGTCACCGGGAGAACGCTGGCTGAGAATCTGAAGGATTTGCCCGATGTGCCGGTTGGCAATGAATTGATTGCTCCGCACGATGCTCCGTTCAAGACCTTCGCAGACATGCAAATCTGCTTCGGAAATTTGGCACCGGGCGGCATTGTCTTCAAGGTGTCTAGTATCAAGCAGCCAGAATTCCGAGGACGTGCGGCGTGTTTCGATGAGCCACGTGAAATTGTGAAAGCCGTCGAGGATCGGCGAATTCAACCCGGCAGCGTGATTGTGCTTCGTAACCTGGGGCCGGTTGCTTCAGGAATGCCGGAGGTGCTGATCGCGACGGCAGCACTTGCGACCCCAGAGTTGGATGGCCGAGTTGCGTTTCTCTCAGATGCCCGAGTGTCGGGGGTTTCCCACGGTGCGATCGGCGTGCACTGTGCTCCCGAGGCCGCGGTTGGTGGTCCCATCGCCTTGGTTGAAGACGGCGACGAAATCTCTTTCAATCTCACCGGCGGAGACATCACGCTCCACGTCCCCGATGCGGAACTTGCAAGACGCCGAGAAAACTGGATCCCACCGCAGACGCGACACACTCGCGGCTATTTGGCCGACTTCGCTGCCACTGTTGCCGGAGCCGATCGCGGATGTGTCAGCCGCATCCTGCACCCCGAGTAA